The DNA segment TCATCGATGGTACGATGGGTCCGATAAATGCTCGGCAGAATCCTGTGCAGAAAATCACAGCATAAATAAAATAGGAAATCTGAACATTGCTTAAATGCATTAAGCTGTTGCCAAAGAAAGCAGGAAGTGCCAATAAGCTTATTAAAATAACATAGGCATAATTACAGATGAGTAAAAGCTTCTTCTTTTCCGAATTATCGATAACATGTCCTGCGTAAAGCGCCGTGGAAACTGCGGGGATCACTTCAGATAAACCAATTAAGCCGATGGCAAACGGATCTTTTGTCAATTTGTAAATCCACCACCCCATTAAGGTTGCCAACATTCGGAAGGCTAACACCAAAAAAAACCGACCTGCCATCAAGTTGCGGAATTCGGGAATTTTTAATGTCTGGATGGGTTGCAAAGAAATCATTTTGCAAAAATAGATTTTAGAAATGAGAAATCTTTTAAAAATGGTTGCTTCCCAGTAATTTATTTGATAATAATTACAAGCAGTTTTTGAATGAGCAGTTTTTCACCAAATTTGAATAAGTGTTTTCGTAATTTTAATTATCCTCAGTCTGTTACGGACAAATCTGATAATTATTTAAAAATTTAATTTAAAAATTTATCTTTGAAAAATGAATTGGATTTTACTCATCATCGGTGGATTATTTGAAACTGGATTCGCAACCTGTTTGGGCAAGGCTCAGGAAACGAGCGGAAGAGAAAGTTATTTTTGGTGGGCCGGTTTTGTGATTTCACTTTTTATGAGTATGTTTTTATTGTACAAAGCAATTTCTGTAGGCGCGAATCCAATTCCGATAGGGACGGCTTATGCGGTCTGGACGGGAATCGGTGCAGTAGGCGCAGTTTTTATGGGTATTTTTGTATTTAATGAACCTGCAACTTTTTGGCGCATGTTTTTTGTGTTTACTTTAATTGCATCTGTGGTTGGGTTGAAAGTAGTTTCGAATTAATTTTATTTCTTTAATTTTTCCAAAAAATCTGCAATTTTACGGTCATTGGCCAAACGAGGAATTTTGTTTTGTCCTCCCAATTTACCTTCAGATTTGGCATAGTCCTGAAACGCATTTCTCTTTAAATTGGTAATAATTAAAGGCTGCAATATTTTACCAGAAATTAAATCGTCGTAATAAGAATTCCTTTTTCGCATTTCTGCATCTAAATTATTTCTAAAGTTCTCTAAACTTTCCGGTTCTTTTTCAAACTCGATAAACCATTCGTGATAAGGCAATCCTTGAGTTGGATTTACCTGTGGTGCCAAATGAAACTCAGTGATTTGTGCGGGAAATTTTTCGACGGTTGCTTTCAAAGCTTCTTCCACTTCAAAAGCAATAACGTGCTCGCCAAAAGCAGACGTAAAATGTTTGGTTCTTCCTGAAACTAAAATACGATAAGGGTCTTTTGAAATAAACCGCACCACATCGCCGATGGAATAGGCCCAAAGTCCAGAATTCGTCGTTAAAATCAAAGCATAATCTTTATGAAGTTCGATCTCTTTTAAAGTCAAACGTTGTGCATTTGGCTTACCATATTGATCCAAAGGAATAAATTCATAAAAAATTCCATGATTCGTTAGTAACAATAATCCTTCTTTTTCAAAATCATCCTGAAAGGCAAAGAAACCTTCGCTCGCGGGAAAAGTTTGCAAAGTGTCGACTGGTTTGCCCAAAAGCTCACTCATCTTTTCACGGTAGGGTTCATAGTTCACACCGCCAGTAATAATCAGTTGGAGGTTTGGAAACAGTTCAGTTATTTTCTTGCCATTTCTTTCGATCAATTTTTCAAAATACATGATTAACCACGGTGGAATTCCCGAAATTAAGGTCATGTTTTCCTTCTCGGTTTCCTTTACGATTTCATCTACTTTCGTTTCCCAGTCTTCGATGAGGTTCGTTTTCTCACTCGGAAGTCTGTTTTTCTGCAAATAGGTAGGAATATGATGGGCCACAATTCCAGACAAGC comes from the Chryseobacterium sp. SNU WT5 genome and includes:
- a CDS encoding DMT family transporter, translated to MNWILLIIGGLFETGFATCLGKAQETSGRESYFWWAGFVISLFMSMFLLYKAISVGANPIPIGTAYAVWTGIGAVGAVFMGIFVFNEPATFWRMFFVFTLIASVVGLKVVSN
- a CDS encoding GH3 auxin-responsive promoter family protein; its protein translation is MLNFIKKNIALIWAKNHVKGSGSFKQNAVKDQEDLLRALVRTAEKTLFGRTHQFENIKNIQDFQNQVQVGDYEDLKPYIEKVKKGQRQILWTETPEYFAKTSGTTSGAKYIPISKEGMPYQLNAARSALFHYIAQKNNADFVAGKMIFLQGSPKLEEINGIKTGRLSGIVAHHIPTYLQKNRLPSEKTNLIEDWETKVDEIVKETEKENMTLISGIPPWLIMYFEKLIERNGKKITELFPNLQLIITGGVNYEPYREKMSELLGKPVDTLQTFPASEGFFAFQDDFEKEGLLLLTNHGIFYEFIPLDQYGKPNAQRLTLKEIELHKDYALILTTNSGLWAYSIGDVVRFISKDPYRILVSGRTKHFTSAFGEHVIAFEVEEALKATVEKFPAQITEFHLAPQVNPTQGLPYHEWFIEFEKEPESLENFRNNLDAEMRKRNSYYDDLISGKILQPLIITNLKRNAFQDYAKSEGKLGGQNKIPRLANDRKIADFLEKLKK